The Allostreptomyces psammosilenae sequence GCGGGGCCAAGCTGGTTCGCCCGATCCGAGGCCGAGGCCGAACTGGTTCGCCGGGGCCGGGGCCAAGCTGGTTCGGCGGGGGGAGGGCCAACTGTGCTCGCCCGCCTAGGCTGCGCCGGTGCTCACCCTCCTCCGCGCGGCATCGGCCGTCGCCGGCCGGCGGGCATCACCTGTCATGCGCCTGTAGGGAGTTGTCCACAGGAGCGAGGTCGGGGCTGTCCTTCGCAGTGGGGCGGGTGGGATCCTGAAGAAGGGGCTCGTCGTCCCCCTGGGGTGGGGGCATGGGGAGAAAGGTTTCGGTCCCCGTGTGGAGTTATCCACAGGGCCGAGCTTGGGGCTGCCCCTCGCTGTGAGGGGGGTGGGATCCTGAAAAAGGGGCTCATCGTCCCACAGGGTAGGGGGACGGGGAGAAAGGTTTCGGTGCGCCTGTGTGGAGTTATCCACAGGGCCGAGCTTGGGGCTGTCCTTCGCTGTGAGGGGGGTGGGATCCTGAAGAAGGGGCTCATCGTCCCCCCGGGGGTGGGGGCAAGGGGAGAAAGGTTCCGGCGCGTCAGTGTGGGAGCACGGTCGGGCCTGCCGTCACCCCGGTCGCGTGCCCGGTCGAGTGCCCGGGCGCGTGCCCGGGCGCGTGCCCGGCCGAGCGTGTGACCGAGCGCCCGGGAAGGTGGCCGCTACCCCGGCCGAGCGCCCAGCCGGTGAGCAGCCCCGCGAGGAAGGCCAGCGCCACCACACCGACCACGGCGCGGAAGGAAACGGGGGAGGCCGCGGCGAGCAGCCGCCCCCCGGTCGGCTCCGCCTCCGCCCCGACCACGGCGTCCTCCCCCGGCCCGGCCGGCCGGCGCCCCCGCGCGGGCTGCGCCCGTACCGCCAACTCCCACAGCACGAGCAGCCGGTCCGGCCGGACCCCCACGGCCTGGGCGAACGAGGCCACGGCCTGGCGTGGCGGCAGGTTCTTGCCGTTGAGGTACCGCTCCCACGACGACTTGCTGTACGGCGTGCGCTCCGCCAGCGCCGTCAGTGTCAGCCCGCTGCGCGCGCGCAACCGCCGCAGGCTGTCGGCCAGTTCCCGGGCGCTCTCGGACGCCCCCTCCTCCGCGTCACGTCGCCGCGACACGCCCCACCCCCGTACTGTGCGGGAACCGTGCGGTCCCCAAGGGCCCCGGTGTCCGCGACGTTCCCCCGCGCGGGCCCCGTGGGCCGTCCCCGTGCGGCCCGGTCCCGGGCCGTTGTCCGGGGTCGAGTACACCGGTTACTCCGCGTGAGCGGAAGGCGCACGACAGGCGGATCGGGGGCACACGCGGACGGCGTGTGCCCCCGATCCGTTCTCCGGCGCCCCCTGGGTGACGATGCGACGGCGCCACCCCGCCGGACGGGTCCGCCCCCCTCGGCCGCGGGTCCGCGAGTCCCCCAACCTCTCGGACGCGCTTCGGTGGCGGTGGCGGGAGGGCTCCGGCTCGGCTTCCGGGGCCGACCGCCGAGGCCAGAGTGGACCGCGGGCGGCCGTGGCCGCCAGTGCGTTGGGACGGCGCGGGACGGGCGCGGCCGGTGGCCCGGGTGGGCGTTCGGCGGGGACGCGGCGGCGTGGGAAACGCGGGGACGGGAGGGGCTCGACGGACGGACGGGGGGCGGGGACGCCCACCGTGCACGTCCCGCGCCTGTCACGCGCCGGCCGCGCCCACCGCGCCGGTGGGGTGGGGGCGGTGCGGCCGGGTGCGGGGTGGTCAGGCGACCTGGTGCACCCGGCCGGTGTCCAGCTCGTACCGGGCGCCCACGACGACCAGTTCGCCGCGGTTCACCAGGCCCGCGAGGTCGGCGTCGGCGCGCAGGGCGTTCACGATGAGTCGCACGTTGGTGGTGATGGCGGCGTCGACCCGCGCGTCGCCGTGCAGGCTGTGGTCGATCGCCGGCCGGATCTGCTCGCCCAGGTAGGCGAGGTGGCCGGGCAGCGGCACCCCGGACTCGTCGGACTCGACGGCCGCGGTGACCGCGCCGCACCGGGAGTGGCCGAGCACGACGAGCAGCCGGATGCCCAGCTCGACGGGGCCGTAGACGGCGCTGCCGAGCACCGCCTCGTCGAGCACCTGGCCCGCCGTGCGGGTGGTGAGCAGGTCGCCCAGGCCCTGGTCGAAGACGAGCTCCGGCGGGACCCGGGAGTCCACACAGCTCAGCACGGCGGCGATGGGGTGCTGGCCGGACACCAGGGTGGTGCGGATCTGCTGGTCCTCGTGGGGGTGGAGCTGGTGGTAGGTGCGCCAGCGGCGGTTGCCTTCCAGCAGGGCGTGCCAGACGCTGTGCGGGTCGGTGGCTCGGGTGGCGGCGGTCTCGCCGGCGCTCGCCGTCGTGGCGCCGGCCAGGGACAACGCCCCGGCGCCGAGCGCCGCCGTCCCGGCGAGCGCCGTGCGTATGAGAGTTCTTCTGTCGTTGTCGACGGACATGCCGTGGCTCCTTAGGCGAACGGTGCGCCGGCGTGCCGCGCGGCGGCTCCGGCCGCGCGCGCCGGTGATCAGCACGCCTGGAGGCTAGGCGCCCGCCGGTATGGGAGGGGCAAACCCGTAGTCAAGGGGTGGTGCGGGAGTGGCATGGGGCTGGTAAGGGGAGCACGCCCCGTCAAGTTAGCCTAGGCTCAGCTAAGTTGATGGGTGCCGGGGTACGGGACCGGTACGTCCACACCGGACGCGGGCGCCCCGCGGCGCGCGCTCGCCCGACGTCGCGCCCACCCGTGACCGACGAACGGAGACCTTCCATGGCCGTCACGGCTCCCGGTCCCTCCCGCACGACTCCCACGACCGTCCCGGCCCCCGCCACCGGCCCGGCCTCCACGCCCGGTACGGCCCGCGCGACCGGCCCGGCCCCCGCCGCCGGCGCGGCTCCCGCGCCCGGGCCGGTCCCCCCGTACCGGCCGTTCGCGGTGCGGGTCGCTGCGGTGACCGACGTCTCCCCGAACCTGCGCCGGGTCACCTTCGTCGGTCCCGACCTCGGCCGCTTCCGCACCGCCGGCTACGACGAGCGACTGAAGCTGCTGTTCCCGCTGCCCGGTCAGGAGCGGCCGGTGCTCGGTGACGGCCCGGACTGGTACCGGGCCTGGTTGGACCTGCCCGACGAGGTCCGCCCGCACATGCGCACCTACACCACCCGCGCCGCCCGCCCGGAGCACGCCGAGGTGGACGTGGACTTCGCCCGGCACGGCGCCGCCGGCCCCGCCTCGGCCTGGGCCGAGCGGGCCCGCCCGGGCGACCCGCTGGTCATCGTGGGACCGAACGGCGACTGCCCCGAAGCGGTGCCCGCCCGCGAGTTCCAGCCGCCGCCGGATGCCCCTTGGTACCTCCTCGCCGGCGACGAGACGGCGCTTCCGGCCATCTGCGGCATCCTGGAGCGCCTGCCCGAGGACGCCGTGGTGCGGG is a genomic window containing:
- a CDS encoding helix-turn-helix domain-containing protein, coding for MSRRRDAEEGASESARELADSLRRLRARSGLTLTALAERTPYSKSSWERYLNGKNLPPRQAVASFAQAVGVRPDRLLVLWELAVRAQPARGRRPAGPGEDAVVGAEAEPTGGRLLAAASPVSFRAVVGVVALAFLAGLLTGWALGRGSGHLPGRSVTRSAGHAPGHAPGHSTGHATGVTAGPTVLPH
- a CDS encoding carbonic anhydrase, with translation MSVDNDRRTLIRTALAGTAALGAGALSLAGATTASAGETAATRATDPHSVWHALLEGNRRWRTYHQLHPHEDQQIRTTLVSGQHPIAAVLSCVDSRVPPELVFDQGLGDLLTTRTAGQVLDEAVLGSAVYGPVELGIRLLVVLGHSRCGAVTAAVESDESGVPLPGHLAYLGEQIRPAIDHSLHGDARVDAAITTNVRLIVNALRADADLAGLVNRGELVVVGARYELDTGRVHQVA
- a CDS encoding siderophore-interacting protein — protein: MAVTAPGPSRTTPTTVPAPATGPASTPGTARATGPAPAAGAAPAPGPVPPYRPFAVRVAAVTDVSPNLRRVTFVGPDLGRFRTAGYDERLKLLFPLPGQERPVLGDGPDWYRAWLDLPDEVRPHMRTYTTRAARPEHAEVDVDFARHGAAGPASAWAERARPGDPLVIVGPNGDCPEAVPAREFQPPPDAPWYLLAGDETALPAICGILERLPEDAVVRAFVEVPTARDACPPRVPAATSLTWLPRSAGPGSGAATRTGELLVAAVRGAELPDPGGPSGAYGVPGGAPYAWVAGEASAVREIRRHLVRERGWAKTSVTFSGYWRRGGPL